The following proteins come from a genomic window of Lolium rigidum isolate FL_2022 chromosome 5, APGP_CSIRO_Lrig_0.1, whole genome shotgun sequence:
- the LOC124655848 gene encoding F-box/FBD/LRR-repeat protein At3g26920-like, giving the protein MEIEASGPCSRKRKFAGLGSLEAGAAPEGPTTGDQDQEPPPPPLNGDRISELPDAVLEEIVSLLPTKQGARTQVLASRWRRLWRSAPLNLDFRPYLFDKDAQDVIISRILAVHQGPGRRFCAPAYHLHGDRADAWLRSPALDNLQELELCSYTFYLPFPPATRQPLPAAAFRFSDTLRVATIGECHITDSTVQALHLPKLQKLALERVIISETSLHALIAACPALECLLIHDSTGFRCVRINSSSLRSIGVRGFCYQRGLKCLELVVENAPSLKSLLQLGSCGFLHISVISAPKLETLGYLSPDSSSRLVFDSTVIQGFKVDSFTTTVRTVKILAVEIYALSLDAVVDLMRCFPSLEKLYLQSDGPGKTNLWRRKHQNLIRSLDIRLKTVVWRYYRGIKSHVDFATFFLLNARVLELMTFEVHDKDYNDAFFAQQREMLQVDSRASRGARLCFTSDWSYRYISLDPSVHDLDPADPFERTQPLKADTNFMLCGNC; this is encoded by the exons ATGGAGATCGAGGCCAGCGGCCCGTGCTCGAGGAAGAGGAAGTTCGCGGGACTGGGCTCGCTCGAGGCGGGGGCGGCTCCAGAAGGACCTACGACGGGGGACCAGGaccaggagccgccgccgccgccgctgaacgGAGACCGCATCAGCGAACTCCCCGACGCCGTCCTCGAGGAAATCGTCTCCCTCCTCCCCACCAAGCAAGGTGCGCGCACCCAGGTCCTTGCCTCCCGGTGGCGCCGCCTCTGGCGCTCCGCCCCTCTCAACCTCGACTTCCGTCCGTACCTATTCGACAAGGATGCCCAAGACGTCATCATATCGCGCATCCTCGCCGTCCACCAGGGTCCCGGCCGCCGCTTCTGCGCGCCCGCGTACCATCTCCACGGCGACCGAGCCGACGCCTGGCTCCGGTCCCCCGCCCTGGACAACCTCCAGGAGCTTGAGCTGTGCAGCTACACGTTTTACTTACCATTTCCACCGGCAACGCGGCAGCCACTGCCGGCGGCTGCCTTCCGCTTCTCTGACACCCTCCGCGTTGCCACCATCGGAGAATGCCACATTACCGACAGCACCGTCCAAGCGCTTCACCTCCCCAAGCTTCAGAAGCTCGCGCTTGAACGGGTCATCATCTCCGAAACCTCGCTGCACGCCCTCATTGCTGCTTGCCCTGCTCTGGAGTGCTTGCTGATTCATGATAGCACCGGCTTCCGTTGTGTCCGAATCAACTCCAGTAGCCTTCGAAGCATAGGCGTGAGAGGTTTTTGCTATCAGAGAGGGCTCAAATGTCTGGAACTTGTTGTTGAGAATGCCCCTTCTCTAAAAAGCTTGCTCCAACTTGGTTCGTGTGGGTTCCTGCATATATCTGTAATCTCTGCGCCCAAATTGGAGACCTTAGGCTACCTTTCTCCTGATTCTAGCTCCAGACTCGTGTTTGACTCCACAGTTATTCAG GGATTCAAAGTTGATAGCTTTACAACAACGGTGCGCACTGTCAAGATTTTAGCTGTTGAAATATATGCTCTTAGTCTGGATGCTGTTGTTGACTTGATGAGATGCTTCCCGTCTTTGGAAAAGCTGTACCTTCAG TCAGATGGACCAGGGAAAACTAACTTGTGGCGTCGTAAACACCAGAATCTTATAAGATCTCTCGACATCCGTCTGAAGACAGTTGTTTGGCGGTATTATCGGGGCATCAAGTCACATGTTGACTTTGCCACATTCTTTCTACTAAATGCTAGAGTGCTAGAGTTAAtgacctttgaggttcatgacaAAGATTACAATGATGCGTTTTTTGCACAACAACGTGAGATGCTTCAGGTGGATAGCAGGGCCTCGAGAGGTGCACGGCTTTGTTTCACATCAGATTGGTCGTATCGCTATATCTCTTTGGATCCTAGTGTCCATGATTTAGATCCAGCTGATCCGTTTGAAAGGACCCAGCCTCTAAAAGCAGATACCAACTTTATGCTTTGTGGTAACTGTTAG